The Archocentrus centrarchus isolate MPI-CPG fArcCen1 chromosome 13, fArcCen1, whole genome shotgun sequence genomic interval TTCCTTGCGTTGTTCGGTGTTTCTCACGCCTCTGACACCGAGTCTCCGGAGCCGTCGCTCTGGTTGAGGTCCACTTTCCGCTCCGTGTGTAAACCCATCCCGAGCACTCTGTTTCTGTGCCACGGGATCGGTTATAGGAGCATGTGGATCCCAAACATACTCGGCCATGACTCACTGAGGGAGGTCCAGCAGCAATCTGCAGCCTGGCTGCCGCTCATTTCCAAGCACTGTCACCGGGACACCAAGAAGTTTCTGTGCTCGCTCTTCGCTCCGGTGTGTCTGCCGGAGCTCAGCGGCCCAGTTAGCCCCTGTAGGAGCCTGTGTGAGGCCGTGCGGGACGGCTGCGTACCGGTGATGAGCGCGTTCGGCTTCCCCTGGCCCTATATGTTTAACTGCACCCGGTTCCCACACGGAACCGAGCTCTGTATCCCGACCACCGAGGAGCAGGATGGGCGTGAAACAGAGATGGTCAAGCACGAGGAGGTGCCCAAAGGTCAGTGCACAGAGCCGTGTCATTTTGGCAGGTTTTAGCTTCCAGTAAACATCTGTGGATTTAACTCGTACTTATCACACAAGTAAAGTTGGCAGCATACTCCACCAGAGCAATTTCCACTTTGTTAGTGCTGGGAAATCCTCAAGGACTCACCTTAAGTACAACACACAGGGTGGAGATTGTTGCACCGTGTTTTTATTCTACtttgtacttttactttatttccACTACATTTATTAAAGAAATGTCGCACACACTTCAGTAGTTATCAGAAAAActctgaagacatttttaatgtttgtttcatTAAATGTTCATAAGCTCTCTGGTGTTTAAGTCTCAGGAAAAATtgtccaataataataataaacttaaaaaaaaaatacattcaacCTGAAACAAAGGTgctatatttgtttattttctgcctcATATTAGATTGTTATGGTGATCATTAAAGTGCTGCCACTTACACTTAGCAGCATCAATAATCATCTAATCAAATCGCATATAAAACTAACTATACTAATTACACTTCACTTGCAATATTGCCTATATTGTACACAGTATTGTTTTAACTTTgggatatttttcattttaatgttgcaCTTTGAGTGCCTTAgttttacttaatttttttatctATATAGTTTAAATTTTCTGTCTGTCCTGTTTATATTTTAAGTAAGCATCggtaacaaaacaatttcccAAAGTATTCAGATTCTGACTGTAAGTCATATGGGgccgtttttctgttttactgtgGATACTTTGAGGTGTATTTTGCTTGTATTACCTCTTTACTTTTGCCTTTAAATGCAGCACTTTTACTTATCACATTAACATTAATATACTGGTACTTTAAGTGTTACTGTATGTCTTCCACTACTGCGTTCATCCCTGTGTGTAAATTTTAGGATACTGCAAACACACCTCTTAACAGCCATTTTGATAATTCATTTCAGGTTTACCATAGTTGACACCCTGTAGTGTACTATTGCATGTCAAAATGACTCCCCTGAAAGAAGTGTAATAATATCCAATGGTTCATAATCTGCCTAATGTGCATACATAATGCATGTACTGTAGTTTTTCACagtaatttctttgttttactaATATTGTGGTGTTTTCCTcatttaattattcatttaatcTGATTTCTCACTTTGGCCTGTTCTTTGTGCTACTGTAGCCGTTGAATATACCCTCTGAAAATCtgtaaagttgtttttaataCCTAGCCTTGTTTGGCCTGCTTTGACCCTAGAGTTTAATGGATGTTCAACTAAAGAAAAGTCTCAccatattcagattttttttttttttaataaataaatacatccaCAGTGCAGACGGCTGCAGTCACTTAATCATTTCTCTTTTCCATCCCCCAGGCAGTGTTATTTGTGATGCCTGTAGTCTTGGTGTAGAAGGAGAGATTGACATCCAGGAAAACTTCTGCCACAGTCCATATGGTGAGAACAAACTGTTACTGATAACGCGGGCGCCAAATGCATCCCTGTCTTCTGAAGCATATGATTTCTCTTACAAAAACAGGCCACAGTACAGCTTATCTAGTCACAGAGATGAGTTGATTTACAATGTGTATGAAGTGACACCTGTTGAatagtatcttctctgtttctgtcacaGCATTTAAGATGCGTCTGGGCAGCATGATGACAGTGGGGGATGACCTTCAGCTGGTGCCTACGGCCCGCAGCCGGATCCTGAGGTGGGCAGGGGGAGGGGCTGAGAAAGCAGAAGAAGTTGGAGGGGCGATGGCCTATGGCGCTTTGTGGCTGCAAGACGGAAGCACGTGTACTTGTCCTGGCTTAGATTCTGCTGAATCGAATGATGAGAAAAGGcaagaggaggtgcagatggaaaagaaactgacaaaaacagggaaaaatgtgGGGAAGAGCGCCCCTGGTGGATGGTACCTTTCCCTTGCTCaggctgaagaggaaagacTGGTGCTGACTCGACTGGTGAGGTGGACCAAAGGGgacaaagagctgaagaagttcATCCGAGCTCTCCTTAAGCAGACGTGTGCAGAGCTTTAAACAGCGAGTTGGATGCTGCTTTAGCTGTGCTGCACGAGTAGCTGCACTTTACAGTAATGTACACAAAATCCAGCAAAGGAGCCGACTGCAAACTAGTGAACAGCTGATAGTTCAGACAGGAAGTTAGAGACAATCAATAATCAACCAAATCTTCAGTTACACCAGTGTGTCACCTTGTTACAAAATGTGTTGGTGCATTACTGAGTTCCCtccattttaaaaagaagcatAATTTTACCAACGTAAGAACCCAGAGTCTTTACACGGAACGATTAGTCCTTCGTAGCCACAGATCACAGAGCTGGTGTTTGTGCACCTTACTTGATCCAATATCATA includes:
- the sfrp2l gene encoding secreted frizzled-related protein 2-like, giving the protein MPVFLLSFLALFGVSHASDTESPEPSLWLRSTFRSVCKPIPSTLFLCHGIGYRSMWIPNILGHDSLREVQQQSAAWLPLISKHCHRDTKKFLCSLFAPVCLPELSGPVSPCRSLCEAVRDGCVPVMSAFGFPWPYMFNCTRFPHGTELCIPTTEEQDGRETEMVKHEEVPKGSVICDACSLGVEGEIDIQENFCHSPYAFKMRLGSMMTVGDDLQLVPTARSRILRWAGGGAEKAEEVGGAMAYGALWLQDGSTCTCPGLDSAESNDEKRQEEVQMEKKLTKTGKNVGKSAPGGWYLSLAQAEEERLVLTRLVRWTKGDKELKKFIRALLKQTCAEL